Genomic DNA from Candidatus Koribacter versatilis Ellin345:
CACCGTCTTCTTATCGCCCTTCACGCGATTGGCGGTTTTCTTCGCGTTCACTTCAATCTTCGGCAGCGGAGCGTACGCCAGGCACAAAGAAATGATGCGTTGTGCGGTCGCCGAATCAGTTCGTTGAAGGCCGGCGGCGATCATGGTGACCGCGATCATCCCCCACGCAACAGCCTCGCCGTGCAGGAAATACTTATAGGCCGTCTCCGCTTCGAGCGCGTGCCCGATGGTATGACCAAAATTCAAAATGCGGCGCTCACCACTCTCATGCTCGTCAGCGCCCACCACATCGGCCTTCACGCGAACGCTCTCGGTGATCAGCCACTCGATCAACCCAGGGTCGCGCTCCACAATGCGCTGGCGGTCGCGTTCCATCCGGTCGAACAAATCCGGACGACGAATCACGCCACACTTCAACGACTCGTACAATCCCGAACGAAATTCGCGTTCCGGTAGCGTGCTGAAAACGCCGGGATCGGCCAGCACCAGCCAGGGCTGGTAGAACGTGCCAACGAGGTTCTTCCCCGCCTTCAAATTCACACCGGTCTTGCCGCCGATGGATGAATCCACCTGGGCCAGGAACGTCGTCGGCATCTGGATAACGGGAATGCCGCGCATGAAGACCGACGCGACAAAGCCTGCGACGTCTCCCACCACTCCGCCACCCAGCGCGCAAATGATGGATTGACGGTCAGCGCCCTTCGCCATCATCTTCAACGCCAGGTCCTCTACCGACGCCATGTTCTTGGCGCGCTCGCCATCTTCCATCTCGAGGAAGATGACTTCGAAACCCTCGGCAGTGAGAGCGTCCGTAACGATTCCGGCCCAATGTTTCCGCACCGGCGCCGAGGTGATTACAAATGCACGCTTCGCTTTGGGCAGCACGACGCGGATGTGCTTGCCAGCGTCACGCAGGATCTCGTGGCCGATGAGCACGTCGTAGGTGCGGCTCGATGTTGTGACCGGAACGCGGTTCAATCTGGTTCTTTTCTTTCGCTGGAGTTGAGAATTGCGCCAAGACTCGCGACGGATCTCATACCCTTTTCGCATGGTAACATTTGCTTTACATCGTTCGCAGATGAAGCAGATTCCCTCCCAGGCAGATTTCATCGTGATCGGCGCCGGCGTCGCCGGTTTACGCGCCTCGATCGAACTCGCCGCTCACGGCTCCGTCCTTTGTCTCGCCAAGCGCGAGGTCGCCGAATCCAACACCCAATATGCGCAAGGCGGCATTGCAGTAGCCCTCAGCGATGAAGACGAGATCGGCCTTCACCTGCAAGACACCATCAACGCAGGCGACGGCCTGGTCAACGCCGAAGCCGCACGCGTGCTGGTGGAAGAAGGTCCTCCGCGGATCGAAGAGTTGATCGAGTGGGGTACGCAGTTCGACCGCCATGGCACTAAGCTTTCTTTCACGCGTGAAGGCGCACACAGCCGTAACCGCGTGCTGCACGCTCACGGCGACTCCACCGGGCAGGAGATCGGCCGCGCGCTGTACGCCAAGGCCTCGACCATCCCGCAAATCCAGTTTCTCGAGTTTGAATTCACCACGGAGTTGATCGTCGAACACGGGCGCGTATGCGGAATCCGAGTGCTTGATGCCGAGAACCGCGCGCGTTCCATCCGCGCCTCTGGCGTAGTTCTCGCAACCGGTGGCCTCGGGCAGGTTTATAGCGACACCACGAATCCCACCGTCGCGACCGGTGATGGCGTTGCGATGGCGTATCGCGCCGGCGCTGAAATCAGCGACATGGAGTTCGTGCAGTTCCATCCCACGGCGCTGTACATCAAAGGCGCGCCACGCTTCCTCCTTTCGGAAGCCCTACGCGGCGAGGGTGCATACCTGCGCAACATGGCGCTGCACCGCTTCATGCCGAAATATCACGAACTGGCAGAGCTTGCGCCGCGTGATGTCGTAGCCCGCGCCATCGCGCATGAAATCGAATTAGCTGGTTCAGCTGAGGCCGTCGTCTATCTCGATCTCACGCATCTTCCGGCCGATCGCACGCGCAGCCGTTTCCCGCGGATTTACAAGACCTGCCTCGAGTACAACATCGACATCGCCACCGACCTGATTCCGATTCGTCCGGCGGCGCATTACGCAATGGGCGGTGTAAAGACTGACCTCGATGGCCGCACCACTTTGCCGGGGCTTTATGCGGCAGGCGAGTGCGCGTGCACCGGGGTCCACGGCGCAAATCGCCTGGCAAGCAATTCCCTGCTTGAAGGTTTGGTTTACGGCGCGCGGGCCGCACGAACGCTGGCCATGGCGTTTGCAAAGCTGGAAACTGGCGCAGCGGAGACGTCCGTCCAGGTCAACGACACTCCCGGCGCTAACGAGCAAGCTGAGGCCGTGCTTCGCAAAGTACAGGCCGCGATGTGGCGCGATGTCGGCGTCGTTCGCGAGGGCCAGCGACTTCGCGCTGTAATCGCCGAATTGGAAGCGCTGCGCAGCGAAATTCCCGCGTTTGCTTCACGTCGGGCATGGGAAGCCGCGAACGTGCTCGATACCGGCTTGCTCATCGCCCGCTCAGCGCTGGCGCGCGAAGAGAGTCGTGGCGCGCACTACCGCACCGATTTCCCGGATCATCGCGATGAATTTCTGAAGCACTCCGTCGTGCGCGGCGACGCCATCGTCTTCGAGTAGCTAGTCGCGGACCACGCCGTCATCTTCCCATTCGTGGCCGCAATCATCGCAAGTCCAGCAATATTTCGAAGTGCCCGTCTCTTTGTCGCCGGTTGAACTGGCGTCAACCTCTTCGAAAATTACGCCATCCGATTTGCACTTCGGGCAACGGATATCGGCATCGGGAACCGGCTCGGTGCTCTCAGAACCGTAGCCGGGAATCGCAGCCTTCAGCAGTCGATAGGTTCGGTCGGCAGCAGCGCGCCAAACTCGCATCACCAATCCGCCTTCGAAACCAGACTGCAATTGCTTGGGATCGCGGACCTTCTCTTCGCCGAGGAAGCATTCGATCTGCGCTTCGTCCAATACATGCTTGATCCGCAGCAGTTGCTCCATGCTCTCGACCCACTCGACGATGATCAGTTCGTCGTCTTCCGGCACAAAGCCATCGTCGGATGGAGGCAGAGCTTCCAGTTCCTCGTCGCTCGGAGGCGCTGTGAGGTTCAACTCGATCGGCAGTTTGCGGCTTTTGATTTCATAACTCAGGCGTTCACAGGCCACATCGGTCAGGTTGTAGGCTTCCGCGGCGACACTCTCGAGTTCGTCGTCGTGCATTTCGCGATAGAGTTGCGAAAGACGATTGAATTCTCGTTGTACATCGGCAGGCTGCATGGTTCCGCATGATACCCGAGACGTTTTCCCGCGGCAAAAACAAAACCCGCCACTCGGGCGGGTCTGAGCAAACTTCGAAAAACTTACGGCGTAACTGGTTCCAAATTCAGTGCGCGCCGGAACGATCCACGCTCGGCTTGAATCTTTTCCTGCAGCAGCGTGATCGCGTAGATCAACTGCTCCGGACGCGGCGGGCATCCCGGCACATAAATATCCACCGGAATGTACTGGTTCACGCCCTGCACCAGCGCGTAGTTGTTGAACACGCCGCCGGAGGTCGCGCAGGCGCCCATCGAAATCACCCACTTGGGCTCGGGCATCTGGAGGTAGAGGTGGCGAATGACCGGCGCCATCTTCTGCGAGACGCGGCCGGCGATGATCATCAAGTCGCTCTGTCGCGGCGACGGCCGAAAGACCTCGGCGCCAAAGCGCGCAATGTCAAAGCGGCTGGCGCCCATCGACATCATCTCGATAGCGCAGCAGGCCAGGCCGAAAGTCATTGGCCAGATCGAATTCTTGCGGATCCAGTTCACCGCATTGTCGAGGGTCGTCAGAACGATGCCCTCTTCCGGCTGCTCGCCAAAGGTCGCGCGGCGGAGTTGCTCGAAGCTCTGATCCGAGCCAACCAGGTTATCGAAACGTTCGCTGGGGTTCGTCATACAGGTTCCATTATACCGATACCTATTGGATGAAGCGCGCGGGTCCGCGGGTGCATAGTTGCTCAACTTGGCCCCGGCCCTCGCCCCTGTCATCCTGAGCGAAGCGTGCGCAGCACGCGCCGTCGAAGGCCCCCTGTCCCTCCCGTCAGCCGATTACCGCGCCAACGCTTCCAGGTCAGCAAATTCCTGCTGCGTCAGAACCAAATCCTGGGCCTTGAGGTTCTCTTCCAGGTGCTCGATTGAGGAGGTGCCCGGGATCGGCAGCATCACCGGCGAGCGATGCAGCAGCCATGCCAGCGAAATCTGCGCGACGGTCGCATTGTGCTGCTTTGCCGCCTGATCCAGCTTGCCCCCAGCCTTTGCCAGTTTGCCCGCTGCGACTGGGAACCACGGAATAAATCCGAGATTGTGCTTCTCACAGTAGTCGAGCACGTCTTCGCTCTTACGATTGGCCAGGTTGTACTCGTTCTGCACCGAGACGATTGGCATCACCTTGCGCGCCTGCTCGATTTCCTTGACGGAGACCTCACTCAGTCCGACGTGCCGAATCTTTCCCTGCTCCTGCAGTTTCTTGATCGCGCTCAGCGAATCTTCGACGGGAAACTTCGGATCAATGCGATGGAGTTGCCAAAGGTCGAGCCGCTCGACTTTCAGGTTGCGCAAGCTCAGTTCAACCTGCTGCACGAGGTACTCCGGCTTTCCGAGTTCATGCCACTTGTTTGGCCCAGTGCGCAGGAAGCCCGCTTTGGTCGCGACGACGACACCCTTCTTGTAAGGCGCCAGCGCTTCGCCGATCAGACGTTCGCTGACTTGTGGGCCGTAGGAATCGGCGGTGTCTATAAAGTTCACGCCGAGTTCGACGGCCTTACGTAGCACTTCTTTCGCTTTTTCTCGGTCGGGTGGCTCGCCCCAAATGCCGTTCCCCGTGATGCGCATGGCGCCAAAGCCAAGCCGGTTGATCTCTAAATCACCGCCGAGGCGGAAGGTCTTGCTCACTTGCGTCGCCGTTGCCATGAATCCTCGCTTTCGTCCTAATGGGATTCAATCGCGTCGGAAAACGATTCACGCCAACCGAAGTTTTCGAAGTTGAATCTTCGTCAGAGAAGGACTCATCTTGAGTCGAATGGCGCAGCCTTTCACGGTTGAGGAATTTCGGCCCGAGTTCACGGAAGCAATCCTTTCGCTAATTGTCGGCATTCAGGCCGAAGAGTTCGGTGTTCGGATCACCGCGGCGGAGCAGCCGGATTTAGCGGCGATTCCGGCGTTCTACCAGCAAGGCAGCGGGAATTTCTGGGTGGCCACCCGCGAGACCCGCGTCATCGGCACGATCGCGCTGAAAGATATCGGCAACCGGCAGGCCGTGTTACGGAAAATGTTCGTTGCTCCTGAAGCGCGCGGCAAGGAACACGGTGTTGCACTCGCCCTGCTCACCACGCTGCTCGATTGGGCGCGGCCCCGCGGTGTGAAGGAAATCTTCCTCGGCACCACCGACAAGTTCAAAGCCGCGCACCGCTTCTACGAGAAGAATGGCTTCGAGGCAGTCTCGCCTGACGCACTGCCTTCCGCGTTTCCGCGCATGGTGCAGGACACGAGGTACTACCGGCGCAAGCTCTAGCTCCAGCTATTGCAATTCAAAACTTACGGTCACGAACGCGCGAATCACGGACACACCCGCGACGGTGGTGCGCTCATCTCCACCACCTCCTCCACCTGACCGTTCCATTGTGGAGAAAGCGTAGGCATTCGCTTGCACTTGCATTGGGCCGTCATAGTTCATGCCCTCGTTGATGTCCCAGGGCTTCCCAATCGTCTGGTCGAGTTGGGCAGCCATCGCGGTGGCTTTCTCTTTGGCGACTTTGATGGCGTTGATTCGCGCCTCTTCCCGATATTTCGCTGGCTCTCCGACGCGAAATTCAACGCTTTGTATCCGGTTCACGCCAGCGCTCAGCAGCGCCGAAACGAGCGACTCGTATTTATCGAGGTTTTTGAGAGTCACGGTGACGGTCTGCGAGACATCGTACCCACTCGGCTGCGCGGCCCACTTTCTTTCCGGATACTCGAGATCCATTGATAGCCGACTGGTGGCGACATCTTTCTCATCTACGCCGGCGTTGCGCACCACACCAAGCACTCGCTTCATACGGTTATCGTGGTCCGCTTTCGCACCAGCCAGCTCCTTATCTCGCGACTCGACGCCGAACACCAGTACCGCCTGATCGGGAACTACCTTCACTTCTGCCGTGCCCGAAACGGTGATCAGCCGCGGCCGGTCGTATTTCGTTTGTGCAGACGAGATGGACGACAGCGACAGAATAACCAGAGCCAATAGGCCTAAAGAGTTCTTCACGCTTACACTCCTCCGCTCGCAGTTGTAAGTAACTCGTTCCATCGGACGCCGAGTCTTCACTTATGTAAGCGGAGAATTGCGATGCGCGGGTCAAATCGGGCCGACAGGAAAAGGTGCTCGCCCGCAACTTCGCACGGACGAGCAACCCGTGATGCAGTTACTGCACCGTCACATACTCCGTCTTCTGGAACGTATGTCCGGCCTGGTCGTGGTGCTGGATGGTTACGCGGTGTTTACCGGGATTCATCAGGATCCAGCTATTCACTACGTTGGTGGCTCGAGCGTAGGTGGCATTCACGCCATCCACGTAGACCGTGGTCGCGACCTGTTGGTTACCGGCCTGATCCGCGGAATCCGTCGCCACGCCGGAGATGTGCACCGGAGACCACGTCGGTTCGCCCGTAACAGGCGTGCAGATAGTCATCGTTAAATCCGTAGCGCTCGGCGTACACGGCGGCGCGTTAGTGACGTGCAGAGTCACCGTCTTCTGGAAATAGCCCTGCGCGTCCTTGGCTTGCAAGGTCAAGCGCAGGGTCTCGTTCGGTGAGCCGTCGAACAGGAAGATCGAGACATCGGGCGGGATACTCTCCGCCGATCCAACGAACGTTCCGTTCTGGTAGAGGGCGATCCCCTTCAGCCCGGCCGAATCGGCCACCTTGGCGCGCAACAGGAAGTGCCCGGTGAGGTCCACACCGTCCGGTGGCGTACAGATGTTGATGGTGCGATCGGTGGTGGGAGAAGGACAGGGTTCGTAAAACGGATAGGTATCCGAGGACGTAGGAACGATCCTGACGGTTGGGCTCTGCGGGACTGTGGCTGTATTGGTTTGAGCAAGGCCAGTGGCAACGAGCATCACGGCCGCAACCGCAGCGAGTGGAATGCGCAACTGCATGAAAACCTCTTGGAATTTATTTGCTTGCTGTTCGTGCTGTACGTGGGACTGAGCTGCGCGTCAGCAGGTTGTCACCATGGGACAGTTTCCGTCTCGATCACTTTGTTAAGGGCGAATTCATGGGGACGAAATACTACGGCGTTTTTTCTGGCAAAATAGTAAGTGCATTTCATGTCCACCTATCGCGCGATCCACGAGCACATCGAGCAGCATCCTTCCCTGCCCCCCGAAGCGGTGATCAAGGCCGACCTTCTGCGGCGTGGCATCTGCTTTACCGATGAGGCGCTCATCCCGCCTCCGGGCGCCGACCTCCCGCAGCACCAGCCAAAGTCGTATTTCATTTTCTCGTTCGACATGGTGAAGCAGAGCGAACTCGACGAGGCGCACAAATGGCGCGCTCCGGAAGAGATCGCGCTAACCGGCGGTCCACTCGAACTGCGCCGGACGATTGTTTCCGTGCGGCTGAATCCCGAATCGCCGTATCGGATCGTGGTGCACGAAGGTCAGCGTTGGCTCGAGACCGAAGGACAGAAACTTGCGCAGGTCGCGCTGCCACCGTTTCCGCCGTATTACGCAGAGAAACTCACCGACGGCCGCGCCGTCGCCGAGATCGCCCCCACGATCCAGTGGGGCTACCTGATCTATCTCACCGTCTTCCGCGTTTGCCAATACTTTGGCGAGAAGGAAGAGTGCCAGTTCTGCGATATCAACCACAATTACCGCCAGCAGATCGCGGCCAAGCGACCGTACACCGGCGTGAAGAAGGTGGAAGACATCGTGGCGGCGATGGAGAAAATCGCCGCCGTCGAGAACCCGAGCAAGGCATACACCATCACGGGCGGGAGCGTTACGTCGCAAATCGGTGGCGAGAGCGAAGTCGAGTTCTATTCGAAGTACGTCGAGGCCATTGAAGCGCGTTTCCCGCGCCGCTGGATTGGCAAGGTCGTCACCCAGGCGTGGCCGGTGGAAGACGTCAAGCGCCTGAAGGCGTCCGGAGCGCAGATTTATCACCCCAATTACGAAGTTTGGGACGCCAACCTTTTTGCCAAGCTGTGCCCGGGAAAAGAGCGCTACATCGGCCACGACACGTGGATCCGCCGCATTGTGGAAGCCGCCGAAGTCTTCGGCCCCGCTAAGGTGATTCCCAATTTTGTTGGCGGCATTGAGATGGCCGCCCCGTACGGCTTTACTGACGTCGAGGAAGCGGTGCGTTCCACCGGTGAAGGCCTGGACTTTTTCATGTCGAAGGGCATCACGCCACGTTTTACGACGTGGTGTCCGGAACCAACGACGCCGCTGGGAAAATTGAACCCTGAGGGCGCGCCTCTGGAATATCACTTACGTTTGCTCGAGGTTTATCGCGACACGGTTGAAAAACACAATCTCGCTCCGCCGCCGGGATATGGCGAAGCCGGACCGGGACGTGCGGTGTTCTCGGTATCGCCGTTCATGGATGTGTTGGGGATGGGAGAAGAAGACCAGGTTCGTTCGTCGGAGGCGCTCTCGTCGTAAGGTTAGCAACAGCGACGGTCGTCGTAATCCTCGGCAATCAAAAAATTCTGTTGTACTTGACACGGTTGCTCGCCGTGTTGTGAATCATTGAGTGCGTTGCAGCAATTGCCATAAGTAATACTTTGAAACACTGAAAGTCGAAACACGGCACTGGTAGCGACTTTCGCACGACCCAGCAAGTTGTCAATCAATTTCCATTCAACGCCGGAAGTAGTCCGAAATCGGAATTATTTCAGACCGTTGACAAAAAGAATCGGATAACTAGAATGACCGACGTTCTCGCTCATCGAAATAACTCATCCAATACAAACGTGACTGACTCCGTGAAACAATCCGCCGTTTTACTTCACACCGACATTCCAGAACTGGAGCTCTACGCCAGCGGCAAAGTCCGCGACATTTACAAGGTCGACAGCGATCATCTTTTGTTCATCGCGTCCGACCGTATCTCGGCGTTCGACTACGTGCTCGCCTCCGGCATCCCGGAAAAGGGCCGCGTGCTCACGCAGATTTCCCTGTTCTGGTTCGACTTCCTCAAGAACATCGTGGACAACCACCTCGTCACCGCCGACGTGAACAAGTTCCCTGCCGAGCTCAAAGCGCACGAGGCGCAACTCCATGGACGCTCCATGCTGGTGCAGCATGCGCAGATGATCCAGGTCGAGTGCGTGGTGCGCGGCTACCTCTCCGGCTCCGGCTGGAAGGAATACAAAAAAGACGGCGCGGTGTGCGGCATCGAGTTGCCGAAGGGTCTCCAGGAAAGCGATAAGCTGCCGGAGCCGATCTTCACACCGGCGACCAAAGCCCAGACCGGCCATGACGAGAACATTTCTTTCGACCGCATGGTGCAGGTCACCGGCGGCGACCTCAGCGAAAAGCTCCGCGAGGTCAGCATCAAGATTTACAAAGCGGCCGCCGATTATGCCCTCACGAAAGGCATCATCATTGCCGATACCAAGTTTGAGTTTGGCATGACTCCGAAGGGCCTGGTGCTCGCGGATGAAGTGCTGACGCCCGATTCGTCTCGCTTCTGGCCAGTCGACAAGTACAAGCCGGGTATGACGCAGGAATCGTTCGACAAGCAGTATGTGCGCGATTACCTGGAAGATATCAAGTGGAACAAACAGCCTCCCGCTCCGGGGCTTCCCGAAGAGGTTCAGGCCAAGACGAGTGAAAAATACGTGGAGGCTTATCGTCGCCTGACCGGGCACGACCTGCCTTAATAGGCGGGCGATGAACGGCCTTGACTGGGTCTTACTCCTACTGATTTTGCTTTCTACGCTGCTTGCCGCAGCCCAGGGTTTCATTCTCGAAATCTTCGGCTTGGCGGGAGCGCTGGTCGGGTACGTTTTAGCGGCATGGGAATACCGGCGGCTAACGCCGCTGTTTGCGAATTACGTCAGTTCGCCATGGGTGGCTGACATCGCAGCTTTTTTGACAATTTTTCTGTGCGTTGTGCTCCTGGCAGGAGCGCTGGCACGCATTGTGCGCTGGGCCGTCTCGGGCGTGGGATTGAAGTGGTTCGATCGCATCCTGGGCGGGGCCTTCGGCATGGTGCGTGGCCTGGCGGTAGCAGCGGTGATCGTGATGGCATTCGCGGCATTCGCGCCCACCAGCCCTGCCTTGAAGCAATCGGCATTTGCACCCTACTTTTTGGTGCTCAGCCGGACAGCTAGTTGGATTGCGCCTCCGGACCTTAGAAACAAGTTTCGTGAAGGCGTGTTGATATTGCGGCAGGCGGGAGAGAAGGCACCTCCAGTGCTCCCACCGCCGAAACCATCGAAGTGATTGCAATGGGGCGAAGCCCCCAGGGGTTTGGAAGAGAGGCGCTGTGAAGGACCAGCTCGAAGCTTTAATTCTGCAAATGTATAAAAGCGGCATTCTGTACTCGGAAGCCGTCCGGGAATTCAAGAAACGATTTATCGTCACCGTTCTGCAAGAGAACAATGGGAACCAATGCAAGGCCGCGCGCCAGCTCGGCATGCACCGCAATACGCTCAGCCGTACGATCGCTGAGCTCAAGCTCGATGTGAAGGCCATCCGGCATGGCGGACGACGTCCCCCACGCAGCGTGACCCTCGCCGCACTGGAGAAGAAAGCCACGCGTTAGCAGTACCCTGCACTCATATTTGTGTTGCATCCAAGGAGCAGCCGACGGGCTGCTCCTTGGTGCGTTTAACGACAGACTTCAGGAATCCCTTTCACGTCTAGCGTGTAAGTAGGCAAAAAGACGCGCTACGGAGGGGGAGACTGCGGGGAACGAAGTCTCCCCTCCGAACGCGTGCCCGCGTTCCCCGCACGCCTCACGGCGTTCTTCGCGGGACTTTTTTTGCGCACAACGATGCCCGCCCACCCCGGACGGGAGTGGGCTGCCTTGTGGGCCCGGTGCGCCCGATTTTCAAAGATCGCTTTTGCCGCCCCTTCGGGCGGTGACCTCGTTTGAGGCCCAGAGACACTTTCGGCTCAGTGGGCCCTGGGCTTGTCGCCCGGGCCTACTGAGCCTCATTTAGCACTCTAGCAATGGGTCTGAAAGAAAGTCTGTGACCGCCCTCACCTCTGTTTGTGATAACGAAAACCAAATCTTGAACACGAAGGGCCGAAGCACACGAAGGATAGATTGAATTCTTTTAGTTTGCGAATCGAATGCGGCAGAGCCTAGGAAGCGTTCCGAGCAGAAACAACCCCTCAAATTCCTTCGTGTTCCCTTCGTGTCCTTCGTGGTGAAAGATTTTGGTTCCGCAGAAAAGAAAAGAGCAGCCATTTCGGCTGCTCTTTTTGCGAAACGACTGCTGGTTACTGCGCGGCGGGCTTCTTGTGGGCGCCTGCGGGCTTGTGGGCCGGTGCAGCGGCTACGCCGGGCAGTTCGCCGTCCTTCATGTTCATCATGAACGGATTCGGCGTGTAGGTGTCGGGAGCGGCCTGGAACTGCACGGTCGCGCCTTCCTTGGGCACCTTCGCTGCCGGAATCGGGGTTGCCATGGTGACGGTGATGTCAGCCTTGTGCGCGTCGTTGTCGTCGGTGCTGCCGGCGAGTTCGAGCTTGGTGCGCGAGGCGCTGATTACGAACGCGACGAGCTGGATCTGCTTGTCGTGGATCGTGTTCCACACCTTGTCAGCCGCATCCTGGTTGCCGGACGAAAGGACGAGCTGCCACTCGGCGAAGCTCATGTCCTTCACTTCCTTGCTCTTCACGAGGTCGGCAGCCTGCTCGGCGGGGCTCGGCGGCGGCGGCGCGGGGGCAACCGTGAAGCCTTGCGGCGGCGTCGGCGAGGCAGCGGCGGCGGTCAACAACTCCGGCCAGCCCTGCTCAGAACCGTGAAACTTGTTGTACTTTTTGCGGCCGTAGTCGCCGAGCTGTTTCTTCGCCTGGTCGTTCGGGGCGGTGGCGGCAGCGTGCGCAATGTACCAGAGACCCTTCGGGTTCACCGGGTTCGCCTCGAGATCGGCGAGCGCGAGCTGGTAGACATCGAGGAAGGAGGCGTTGGCGCCGGCGAGGTTCACGCCGTCTTCAAAGTCCTTCTGCGCGGTTGCGTAGTCCTTCGTGTTCAACGCGCCAAAGCCGGCAGCGCCGTCGAAGATGATCTGCGTTTCCTTCTTCAGCTTCTCGAAGTCAGCATCGCTGACTTCAGCGGGCTTCTGGATAACTTGTAGCGCCGTGAGGCCCTTCTGACCATACTGGGCAGCCTGGGCCGCGTTGTCCTTGTTTCCCGTCTGCAGCGCCATCATGCGGTAGGTGTATGCGAGCAGCGCGAGGGCGCGAACGTTGTTGGGCTCGACCTGGATGATCTGCTGGGCGGTCTGCAGCATGTTCTGCTGGTCGCCGGCCTGCTGGTAAGCGGCCATCAACAGTTCCATCGCGTCAGTCTTCATCACGCTATTGGGATAAGTCTGAAGGAACGACTGCAGCGCGGTTGCCTTCGCCTTCGGGTCCGCTTGCTGCACCGCGTTTACATATGCGTTGTATTCCGCGGGGTCTTTGATTTCTTTCTTCTGTTGGGGCGCGGCAGCTTGGCCGGCGGCAAGGCTGGGTAGTGCAAGCGGCTGGATGGCGACGGTCGCCATCATTAGCAGCATCGTCACTAGCGGTTTCTTCATTTCGAATAGCTCCTTCAGACTCTCAGTACTCAGTACGGGATTTCGCCCCGGCGCGCTTGGCGCGATATCACTTTCGTGACGACTCATTCTACGCGAGGGGAAAAATTGCGACATTCTCCCGACCCGCCACATCTGGTTAAGGCATAAACCGGAAGTGTACGGCTCGTGAATGCTGGATTATAAAAATCCAAACGCTACAGTGCAAGTTACGTACCAGATTAGACATATCCACCCGGTTCCGAACCCGCAATTTTTAATGCCCCTAAGGTGCTTCACGTTGGTCTGATGCGCATCAGCGTCTCTCCTTTGCATCCAAGATTAAGGTTCCCCGGCTAAACTGTTCGAGGGGCCCGCCATGGCAGATAGCCCGATCGAATACCTTCCGCTGCATAACCAGGTTTCCGTCGTAACTGGCTCCAGTCGCGGGATGGGCGCGGCCATTGCCCGCCGCCTTGCGATTATGGGAGCTGCTGTCGTGATCACGGCGCGTCACGCAGAAGGCCTCTCCGCCACCGCGCAATCCATCCGCGAGAACGGTGGGCAGTGTGAAGCC
This window encodes:
- a CDS encoding NADH-quinone oxidoreductase subunit B, coding for MSNYAPADPRASSNRYRYNGTCMTNPSERFDNLVGSDQSFEQLRRATFGEQPEEGIVLTTLDNAVNWIRKNSIWPMTFGLACCAIEMMSMGASRFDIARFGAEVFRPSPRQSDLMIIAGRVSQKMAPVIRHLYLQMPEPKWVISMGACATSGGVFNNYALVQGVNQYIPVDIYVPGCPPRPEQLIYAITLLQEKIQAERGSFRRALNLEPVTP
- a CDS encoding GNAT family N-acetyltransferase; this encodes MAQPFTVEEFRPEFTEAILSLIVGIQAEEFGVRITAAEQPDLAAIPAFYQQGSGNFWVATRETRVIGTIALKDIGNRQAVLRKMFVAPEARGKEHGVALALLTTLLDWARPRGVKEIFLGTTDKFKAAHRFYEKNGFEAVSPDALPSAFPRMVQDTRYYRRKL
- the nadB gene encoding L-aspartate oxidase translates to MKQIPSQADFIVIGAGVAGLRASIELAAHGSVLCLAKREVAESNTQYAQGGIAVALSDEDEIGLHLQDTINAGDGLVNAEAARVLVEEGPPRIEELIEWGTQFDRHGTKLSFTREGAHSRNRVLHAHGDSTGQEIGRALYAKASTIPQIQFLEFEFTTELIVEHGRVCGIRVLDAENRARSIRASGVVLATGGLGQVYSDTTNPTVATGDGVAMAYRAGAEISDMEFVQFHPTALYIKGAPRFLLSEALRGEGAYLRNMALHRFMPKYHELAELAPRDVVARAIAHEIELAGSAEAVVYLDLTHLPADRTRSRFPRIYKTCLEYNIDIATDLIPIRPAAHYAMGGVKTDLDGRTTLPGLYAAGECACTGVHGANRLASNSLLEGLVYGARAARTLAMAFAKLETGAAETSVQVNDTPGANEQAEAVLRKVQAAMWRDVGVVREGQRLRAVIAELEALRSEIPAFASRRAWEAANVLDTGLLIARSALAREESRGAHYRTDFPDHRDEFLKHSVVRGDAIVFE
- the aroB gene encoding 3-dehydroquinate synthase; amino-acid sequence: MNRVPVTTSSRTYDVLIGHEILRDAGKHIRVVLPKAKRAFVITSAPVRKHWAGIVTDALTAEGFEVIFLEMEDGERAKNMASVEDLALKMMAKGADRQSIICALGGGVVGDVAGFVASVFMRGIPVIQMPTTFLAQVDSSIGGKTGVNLKAGKNLVGTFYQPWLVLADPGVFSTLPEREFRSGLYESLKCGVIRRPDLFDRMERDRQRIVERDPGLIEWLITESVRVKADVVGADEHESGERRILNFGHTIGHALEAETAYKYFLHGEAVAWGMIAVTMIAAGLQRTDSATAQRIISLCLAYAPLPKIEVNAKKTANRVKGDKKTVHGVTHFILPREIGKVEVAIDVTDRAVVQAIEELKYLSFVG
- a CDS encoding radical SAM protein, with the protein product MSTYRAIHEHIEQHPSLPPEAVIKADLLRRGICFTDEALIPPPGADLPQHQPKSYFIFSFDMVKQSELDEAHKWRAPEEIALTGGPLELRRTIVSVRLNPESPYRIVVHEGQRWLETEGQKLAQVALPPFPPYYAEKLTDGRAVAEIAPTIQWGYLIYLTVFRVCQYFGEKEECQFCDINHNYRQQIAAKRPYTGVKKVEDIVAAMEKIAAVENPSKAYTITGGSVTSQIGGESEVEFYSKYVEAIEARFPRRWIGKVVTQAWPVEDVKRLKASGAQIYHPNYEVWDANLFAKLCPGKERYIGHDTWIRRIVEAAEVFGPAKVIPNFVGGIEMAAPYGFTDVEEAVRSTGEGLDFFMSKGITPRFTTWCPEPTTPLGKLNPEGAPLEYHLRLLEVYRDTVEKHNLAPPPGYGEAGPGRAVFSVSPFMDVLGMGEEDQVRSSEALSS
- a CDS encoding aldo/keto reductase — translated: MATATQVSKTFRLGGDLEINRLGFGAMRITGNGIWGEPPDREKAKEVLRKAVELGVNFIDTADSYGPQVSERLIGEALAPYKKGVVVATKAGFLRTGPNKWHELGKPEYLVQQVELSLRNLKVERLDLWQLHRIDPKFPVEDSLSAIKKLQEQGKIRHVGLSEVSVKEIEQARKVMPIVSVQNEYNLANRKSEDVLDYCEKHNLGFIPWFPVAAGKLAKAGGKLDQAAKQHNATVAQISLAWLLHRSPVMLPIPGTSSIEHLEENLKAQDLVLTQQEFADLEALAR
- a CDS encoding SIMPL domain-containing protein translates to MKNSLGLLALVILSLSSISSAQTKYDRPRLITVSGTAEVKVVPDQAVLVFGVESRDKELAGAKADHDNRMKRVLGVVRNAGVDEKDVATSRLSMDLEYPERKWAAQPSGYDVSQTVTVTLKNLDKYESLVSALLSAGVNRIQSVEFRVGEPAKYREEARINAIKVAKEKATAMAAQLDQTIGKPWDINEGMNYDGPMQVQANAYAFSTMERSGGGGGGDERTTVAGVSVIRAFVTVSFELQ